A DNA window from Aquarana catesbeiana isolate 2022-GZ linkage group LG01, ASM4218655v1, whole genome shotgun sequence contains the following coding sequences:
- the F2RL1 gene encoding proteinase-activated receptor 2 isoform X1 → MRGPGLLYGAVLLSACLLAVTGAFQNIKGHLTEMTTKQQQSQNTTKVGRRFIGKDGAFDNTTGKYGYTVDDFAKQVLTGGLTRVFLPLVYIIVFVVGLPSNAIALWVFLFRTKKKHPAVIYMANLAVADLMFVIWIPLKISYHLNGNNWIYGEGLCKVLVGFFYGNMYCSILFITCLSVQRYWVIVNPISHTRKKTKLALIVSATIWVVILLSTIPLYLVEQTVYVSNVNITTCHDVLPLSVLASDMFNYFLSLAIGLFFFPAVLISVAYIVIIRTLNASITDENIGKKRKKAIVLIVIVLIMCLVCFLPSNILLLVNFSTIKENHVGDTYAFYIVALCFSSLNSCIDPFVYYFVSKDFRDNVKNTFLCRSVRTVERMQISFSSMKYSRKNTYTSSSSNTKTSTC, encoded by the coding sequence GCCAAAATACAACCAAAGTTGGACGAAGGTTTATTGGCAAGGATGGCGCGTTTGACAATACTACTGGCAAATATGGATATACAGTGGATGACTTTGCCAAACAAGTTTTGACGGGTGGCTTAACGAGAGTCTTCCTGCCTTTGGTCTATATCATTGTGTTTGTAGTTGGTTTGCCCAGCAATGCCATTGCATTATGGGTCTTCCTTTTCCGCACCAAAAAGAAACACCCAGCCGTGATCTATATGGCCAACTTGGCAGTTGCCGATTTGATGTTTGTCATCTGGATTCCACTCAAGATTTCCTATCACCTGAATGGCAACAACTGGATTTATGGGGAAGGCCTATGCAAAGTCCTTGTGGGATTTTTCTATGGGAATATGTACTGTTCAATCCTATTCATCACCTGTCTGAGCGTTCAGCGGTACTGGGTCATTGTAAATCCCATTTCTCACACCCGAAAAAAGACTAAACTTGCCTTAATAGTTTCAGCCACAATATGGGTGGTCATTCTTCTCAGCACAATTCCATTGTATCTGGTTGAACAAACTGTATACGTCAGCAATGTTAATATCACAACATGCCATGATGTCCTCCCGCTCAGTGTTCTAGCCTCCGACATGTTCAACTACTTCCTCTCTCTTGCCATCGGGCTTTTCTTCTTCCCAGCAGTCCTAATCTCTGTGGCCTATATTGTGATTATCAGAACGTTAAATGCTTCCATTACAGATGAAAACATTGGTAAAAagaggaagaaagccattgtgctCATCGTTATTGTGCTGATTATGTGTCTTGTGTGTTTCTTGCCCAGTAACATTCTGTTGCTGGTGAACTTCTCCACTATTAAGGAGAACCATGTTGGTGACACCTACGCCTTCTACATTGTGGCCCTGTGCTTTTCCTCACTGAACAGCTGTATCGACCCCTTTGTCTACTACTTTGTGTCCAAAGACTTCAGAGACAATGTTAAGAACACTTTCCTCTGCAGAAGCGTCAGGACTGTGGAAAGGATGCAGATCTCATTTAGCTCTATGAAGTATTCCAGAAAGAACACATACACCTCCAGCTCCAGCAACACAAAAACCAGTACCTGCTAG
- the F2RL1 gene encoding proteinase-activated receptor 2 isoform X2, producing the protein MRGPGLLYGAVLLSACLLAVTGQNTTKVGRRFIGKDGAFDNTTGKYGYTVDDFAKQVLTGGLTRVFLPLVYIIVFVVGLPSNAIALWVFLFRTKKKHPAVIYMANLAVADLMFVIWIPLKISYHLNGNNWIYGEGLCKVLVGFFYGNMYCSILFITCLSVQRYWVIVNPISHTRKKTKLALIVSATIWVVILLSTIPLYLVEQTVYVSNVNITTCHDVLPLSVLASDMFNYFLSLAIGLFFFPAVLISVAYIVIIRTLNASITDENIGKKRKKAIVLIVIVLIMCLVCFLPSNILLLVNFSTIKENHVGDTYAFYIVALCFSSLNSCIDPFVYYFVSKDFRDNVKNTFLCRSVRTVERMQISFSSMKYSRKNTYTSSSSNTKTSTC; encoded by the coding sequence GCCAAAATACAACCAAAGTTGGACGAAGGTTTATTGGCAAGGATGGCGCGTTTGACAATACTACTGGCAAATATGGATATACAGTGGATGACTTTGCCAAACAAGTTTTGACGGGTGGCTTAACGAGAGTCTTCCTGCCTTTGGTCTATATCATTGTGTTTGTAGTTGGTTTGCCCAGCAATGCCATTGCATTATGGGTCTTCCTTTTCCGCACCAAAAAGAAACACCCAGCCGTGATCTATATGGCCAACTTGGCAGTTGCCGATTTGATGTTTGTCATCTGGATTCCACTCAAGATTTCCTATCACCTGAATGGCAACAACTGGATTTATGGGGAAGGCCTATGCAAAGTCCTTGTGGGATTTTTCTATGGGAATATGTACTGTTCAATCCTATTCATCACCTGTCTGAGCGTTCAGCGGTACTGGGTCATTGTAAATCCCATTTCTCACACCCGAAAAAAGACTAAACTTGCCTTAATAGTTTCAGCCACAATATGGGTGGTCATTCTTCTCAGCACAATTCCATTGTATCTGGTTGAACAAACTGTATACGTCAGCAATGTTAATATCACAACATGCCATGATGTCCTCCCGCTCAGTGTTCTAGCCTCCGACATGTTCAACTACTTCCTCTCTCTTGCCATCGGGCTTTTCTTCTTCCCAGCAGTCCTAATCTCTGTGGCCTATATTGTGATTATCAGAACGTTAAATGCTTCCATTACAGATGAAAACATTGGTAAAAagaggaagaaagccattgtgctCATCGTTATTGTGCTGATTATGTGTCTTGTGTGTTTCTTGCCCAGTAACATTCTGTTGCTGGTGAACTTCTCCACTATTAAGGAGAACCATGTTGGTGACACCTACGCCTTCTACATTGTGGCCCTGTGCTTTTCCTCACTGAACAGCTGTATCGACCCCTTTGTCTACTACTTTGTGTCCAAAGACTTCAGAGACAATGTTAAGAACACTTTCCTCTGCAGAAGCGTCAGGACTGTGGAAAGGATGCAGATCTCATTTAGCTCTATGAAGTATTCCAGAAAGAACACATACACCTCCAGCTCCAGCAACACAAAAACCAGTACCTGCTAG